The following proteins are co-located in the Canis aureus isolate CA01 chromosome X, VMU_Caureus_v.1.0, whole genome shotgun sequence genome:
- the ZNF674 gene encoding zinc finger protein 674 isoform X5 produces MLENYSHLVSVGYLGAKPDVVLRLGRGEEAGMTEGETPTWKYPEFWQVDDQIDHHKESQDRLLWQTALVDKEAQKDQSGQEFTTFRKIIYPNTDFVSIRQRLPKYYSWGRCSKHNLNFLCQNRSSMRQKDDEYKVHWKSCFHSNLDKAQSFAETFFEPNEHGKTLHHKQALNKTQRIQTREKLYECSQCGKVFMQKANLVVHQRTHTGEKPYECCECTKAFSQKSTLIAHQRTHTGEKPYECSECGKTFIQKSTLVKHKRTHTAEKPFVCGECAKAFKSSYHLIRHEKTHIRQAFYEGVHSGKSSLMHQRTLKGEKTECNKHGKPFNEKHNPIKHHTFHTKEKPYECSKCGKSFRGKSHLSVHQRIHTGEKPYECRICGKTFSGKSHLSVHHRTHTGEKPYECRRCGKAFGEKSTLIVHHRTHTGEKPYKCNECGKAFSEKSPLIKHERIHTGERPYKCSDCEKAFSRKSTLIKHQRIHTGEKPYECSECGKAFSVKSTLIVHHRTHTGEKPYECRDCGKAFSGKSTLMKHQRSHTGDKTYKDT; encoded by the coding sequence aattctggCAAGTTGATGACCAGATAGACCACCACAAGGAGAGCCAAGACAGACTTCTGTGGCAAACTGCATTAGTAGACAAGGAAGCACAGAAAGATCAAAGTGGCCAAGAATTCACAACCTTCAGAAAAATCATTTATCCAAACACAGACTTTGTTTCGATAAGACAGAGACTCCCCAAATATTATTCGTGGGGAAGGTGTTCAAAACATAATTTAAACTTTCTTTGTCAAAATAGAAGCTCTATGAGACAAAAAGATGATGAATATAAGGTACATTGGAAATCATGCTTCCATTCTAATCTTGATAAAGCTCAATCATTTGCAGAGACATTTTTTGAGCCTAATGAACATGGAAAAACCCTCCACCATAAGCAAGCACTTAATAAAACTCAAAGAATTCAAACTAGGGAGAAACTCTATGAGTGTTCTCAATGTGGGAAAGTGTTTATGCAGAAAGCAAACCTCGTGGTACATCAGAGaactcacacaggagagaagcctTATGAATGCTGTGAATGTACAAAAGCCTTCAGCCAGAAATCAACCCTCATTGCACACCAGAGAACTCACACAGGGGAGAAGCCCTAcgaatgcagtgaatgtgggaaaacaTTTATACAGAAGTCAACTCTGGTTAAACATAAGCGAACTCACACAGCAGAGAAACCATTTGTATGTGGTGAATGTGCAAAAGCCTTTAAGAGTTCTTATCACCTTATTAGACACGAGAAAACACACATTAGACAAGCATTTTATGAAGGAGTCCACTCTGGTAAGTCCAGCCTTATGCATCAAAGGACTCTTAAGGGTGAGAAAACTGAGTGTAATAAACATGGGAAACCCTTCAATGAGAAACACAACCCCATTAAACACCACACATTTCATACAAAAGAGAAACCTTATGAGTGCAGTAAATGTGGAAAAAGCTTCAGGGGAAAATCACACCTCTCTgttcatcagagaattcatacaggagagaaaccttatgaGTGCCGCATATGTGGGAAGACATTTAGTGGAAAATCACACCTCTCTGTCCAtcatagaactcatacaggagagAAGCCTTATGAATGCAGAAGATGTGGGAAAGCATTTGGTGAAAAGTCAACCCTTATTGTACACCACAGaactcacacaggagagaaaccctataaatgcaatgaatgtgggaaagccttcagcgAGAAGTCACCActgataaaacatgagagaatTCATACAGGAGAGAGACCCTACAAATGCAGTGACTGTGAGAAAGCATTCAGTAGGAAGTCAACTCTAATTAAACATCAGAGAATCCACACAGGAGAAAAACCCTAtgaatgcagtgaatgtgggaaagccttcagcgTGAAATCAACTCTCATTGTACATCACAGGactcatacaggagagaaaccctatgaatgcaGGGATTGTGGAAAAGCCTTCAGTGGGAAGTCAACTCTCATGAAACATCAGAGAAGTCATACAGGAGATAAAACCTATAAAGATACTTGA